A stretch of the Lolium perenne isolate Kyuss_39 chromosome 3, Kyuss_2.0, whole genome shotgun sequence genome encodes the following:
- the LOC127343617 gene encoding probable sulfate transporter 3.5 yields the protein MGTASGDDDRHHGVAERVNLSARRPFTEALRSGLSETFFPDDPFRGFGALPPRERAWGALKYFVPALEWAPHYSLDKLKYDLLAGITIASLAIPQGISYARLANLPPIIGLYSSFVPPLLYAVFGSSNNLAVGTVAAASLMLASIIEDEVLPEDDPERYLQLFYTSAFFTGIFQTALGVFRLGLIVDFLSRSTITGFMGGTAMIIIMQQLKGLLGMKHFTPKTDLISVVGSIFHYRDEWKWQSAVLGICFILFLLSSKHLRKKMPNLFWVSAIAPFMVVIIGGVFAFLVKGDEHGIPIVGDLKKGINPISISQLRFDTKNVEIAVKAGLMSGILALAEGIAVGRSLAMIKNEQIDGNKEMIAFGMMNIVGSFTSCYLTTGPFSKSAVNFHAGCKTPMSNVVMSVCILLVLLFLAPLFKYTPLVALSSIIVVAMIGLIKVKEFVHLYKIDKFDFCICMVAFVGVVFFTMVIGLSASVGLSVLRALLYVARPATCKLGSISGTEIFRDTKQYPHAKSVPNILVLQLGSPIYFVNAGYLRERILRWVEDEENICKGHGQDLQYMILDLGGVTSIDNTGIGMLGEVHKGLDRKGIRMALTNPRLEVTEKLVLSGYIKDTIGEESVFMTVKDAITSCRYALQRSASKEGGSQV from the exons ATGGGGACGGCGTCAGGCGATGACGACCGCCACCACGGCGTGGCAGAACGGGTGAACCTCTCGGCGCGGCGGCCCTTCACGGAGGCGCTGCGGTCGGGCCTCTCGGAGACCTTCTTCCCCGACGATCCCTTCCGCGGCTTCGGGGCGCTCCCGCCGCGGGAGCGCGCGTGGGGCGCGCTCAAGTACTTCGTGCCGGCGCTGGAGTGGGCGCCGCACTACAGCCTCGACAAGCTCAAGTACGACCTCCTCGCCGGCATCACCATCGCCAGCCTCGCCATCCCGCAGGGCATCAGCTACGCGCGCCTCGCCAACCTCCCGCCCATCATCGGACTCT ACTCGAGTTTCGTGCCGCCGCTGCTGTACGCGGTGTTCGGGAGCTCCAACAACCTGGCGGTAGGCACGGTGGCGGCGGCATCGCTCATGCTCGCGTCCATCATCGAGGACGAGGTGCTGCCGGAGGACGACCCGGAGCGCTACCTGCAGCTCTTCTATACCTCCGCCTTCTTCACCGGCATCTTCCAGACCGCCCTAGGCGTCTTCAG ATTAGGGCTAATAGTGGATTTCCTGTCGCGGTCCACCATCACCGGCTTCATGGGCGGCACTGCCATGATCATCATAATGCAGCAGCTCAAGGGCCTCCTGGGGATGAAGCATTTCACGCCCAAGACCGATCTCATCTCCGTCGTCGGCTCCATCTTCCATTACAGAGACGAG TGGAAATGGCAGAGTGCAGTTCTGGGTATATGCTTCATCCTGTTCCTGCTCTCAAGTAAGCATCTG AGAAAGAAAATGCCAAATTTGTTCTGGGTGTCGGCCATTGCGCCCTTCATGGTTGTCATCATCGGAGGCGTCTTCGCTTTCCTGGTCAAGGGAGATGAGCATGGCATCCCGATT GTTGGTGACCTGAAGAAAGGGATTAATCCCATCTCCATTTCACAGCTAAGGTTCGATACCAAGAACGTTGAGATAGCTGTGAAAGCAGGTCTCATGTCTGGGATCCTAGCACTCGCG GAGGGAATAGCCGTCGGACGAAGCTTGGCGATGATCAAGAACGAGCAAATCGACGGTAACAAGGAGATGATCGCGTTTGGCATGATGAACATCGTGGGTTCTTTCACCTCCTGTTACCTCACGACAG GGCCGTTCTCCAAGTCGGCGGTGAACTTCCACGCCGGGTGCAAGACGCCCATGTCAAACGTGGTGATGTCGGTGTGCATACTGCTGGTGCTGCTGTTCTTGGCTCCTCTGTTCAAGTACACCCCGCTGGTGGCGCTCTCGTCAATCATCGTTGTCGCCATGATCGGGCTGATCAAGGTCAAAGAGTTCGTCCACCTCTACAAGATCGACAAGTTCGACTTCTGCATCTGCATGGTCGCGTTCGTGGGCGTCGTCTTCTTCACCATGGTCATAGGCCTTAGCGCATCA GTAGGTTTGTCAGTGCTCAGGGCATTGCTGTACGTTGCTAGGCCTGCAACTTGCAAGCTCGGGAGCATATCGGGGACCGAGATCTTCCGCGATACCAAGCAATACCCGCAtgccaagagcgtccccaacatcctCGTCCTGCAGCTGGGTTCTCCTATATATTTTGTCAACGCCGGCTACTTGCGAGAACG GATTTTGAGATGGGTGGAAGACGAGGAGAACATTTGCAAGGGTCACGGGCAAGATCTGCAATACATGATTCTTGACCTTGGCG GTGTGACTTCAATTGACAATACGGGGATCGGGATGCTGGGGGAAGTGCACAAGGGCCTGGACCGGAAAGGGATCAGG ATGGCTCTCACGAATCCCAGGCTAGAGGTGACGGAGAAGCTGGTGCTGTCAGGTTACATCAAGGACACCATCGGGGAGGAGAGCGTGTTCATGACCGTCAAGGACGCCATCACGTCGTGCCGGTACGCGCTGCAGAGGTCCGCAAGCAAGGAAGGAGGAAGCCAAGTATAG